In the genome of Cryptomeria japonica chromosome 8, Sugi_1.0, whole genome shotgun sequence, one region contains:
- the LOC131066285 gene encoding glutamate receptor 3.4 has product MGSDVNGGREVVLQILLGVLVLLCEGSQGEMDVSSVNIGAIMALDTTSGKIARTAIELAVADVNRNTSVLNGTLLNIDIRDSTQNALTGASATLEMLRRGCVSIVGPQTSVVAEFVAHLGSAAHVPIVTFGATNPSLSMHRYPYFIRMLPSDTTQMTAIAELIKKYRWRDVVLVYADDDLGTGAIPALNDALTAVQGRIVYKAAVPPQADASVMQKVIEDQLMRLETRVFIVHMHPDSALILFSEAYKLGVISSEYVWIITDGFAGLLNSFNASSLQSMNGVLGVKRKISEVNQTRLKEFSARWKDRFRSQNPALQSVELNFHALVAYDTVWAIAKAIDYLLRMELFNGNFSVASTSTKFLNFPGFEGGKQLRQQILYTDFVGLSGPVRLSHKKGEPLEPSYDIVNVVENGYKVIGSWSNAEGLLVSLKQVVNWGDGSKEVPRGWVIPAPGKILRIGVPWERGFTEFISVKPVHPNASAQNQNYTITGFSIDVFNEVLRRLDYELPHVFIPYGSGNITAGYYDDLVYQIYLQKFDAIVGDVAVIANRSKYVDFTQPYTETGLVMAVANIDEGSSDPLAFLHPFSPAMWITTLVFFLFTGAIIWLLEHRRNRQFRGNPRKQLVTFIWFSFSTLFMTQSERIVSGLGRAVVIIWCFVVFVLVSSYTASLSSMFTQREIVPEIQSVEFLINKNLPIGYRQGSFIGDYLEQQLNVNRSVLRPYSSVQEYATALSKGPNNGGVAAIFDEQSVAQNLFLSTGCNDYTKVGPTYRTGGFAFVFPKGSLLVSDISKAILNLSESKEMQDIRNKWFNTNKSKCNAEHGGVKSSSLNLNNFWGLFLLTGSVSFLTLTYYFGRLLYRFGHRKDNPSHKKSFSTRLRTFAIYADQKDIPPPKRKRYEIGPSETTASLPCEITAS; this is encoded by the exons ATGGGCAGCGATGTCAATGGTGGGCGTGAAGTTGTGTTGCAGATTCTTCTGGGTGTTCTTGTTCTACTATGTGAGGGTTCACAAGGAGAAATGGACGTTTCATCAGTAAACATAGGTGCTATAATGGCGTTGGACACAACTAGTGGCAAAATAGCGAGGACTGCTATTGAATTAGCAGTTGCAGACGTAAACAGAAACACCAGCGTTCTGAATGGCACGCTCCTCAACATTGATATCCGAGACTCCACACAAAATGCACTTACGGGCGCTTCTGCAA CGTTAGAAATGCTAAGGAGAGGATGTGTAAGCATAGTCGGTCCACAAACATCGGTTGTGGCTGAGTTTGTGGCGCATTTGGGCTCTGCAGCGCATGTTCCAATTGTAACATTTGGTGCAACAAATCCCTCTCTGTCAATGCATCGATACCCTTACTTCATTCGTATGTTGCCCAGTGATACAACACAAATGACAGCAATAGCAGAGCTAATAAAAAAATATAGGTGGAGGGATGTGGTGCTTGTGTATGCAGATGACGATTTGGGGACAGGGGCGATCCCCGCCTTAAACGATGCCTTAACTGCTGTTCAGGGAAGAATTGTTTACAAGGCCGCAGTGCCTCCCCAGGCCGACGCTTCCGTCATGCAAAAGGTTATTGAGGATCAGCTTATGAGGCTGGAGACCCGAGTATTCATTGTGCATATGCATCCTGATTCGGCTCTAATCCTGTTCTCCGAGGCGTACAAATTGGGAGTTATAAGCAGTGAGTATGTGTGGATCATTACAGACGGATTTGCCGGCCTACTGAACTCCTTTAACGCTTCTTCTCTCCAGTCTATGAATGGTGTTTTGGGGGTGAAAAGAAAAATCTCAGAAGTCAATCAGACAAGGCTAAAAGAATTCTCTGCAAGATGGAAAGACAGGTTTAGATCCCAGAATCCTGCACTACAAAGTGTGGAATTAAATTTCCACGCGCTTGTTGCATATGATACAGTATGGGCAATTGCTAAAGCAATCGATTATCTCCTGCGTATGGAACTGTTTAATGGTAATTTCTCGGTTGCTTCTACCAGCACCAAGTTTTTGAATTTCCCGGGTTTTGAAGGTGGAAAACAATTGCGTCAACAGATTCTTTACACAGACTTTGTCGGCCTCAGCGGCCCTGTTCGTTTAAGTCACAAAAAGGGAGAACCCTTGGAGCCTTCATATGATATAGTCAATGTGGTAGAAAATGGGTATAAGGTAATTGGATCGTGGTCAAATGCAGAAGGCCTGTTAGTTTCGTTGAAACAAGTAGTTAATTGGGGGGATGGATCAAAAGAGGTGCCTCGTGGGTGGGTGATACCTGCACCAGGCAAGATACTGAGAATAGGCGTGCCCTGGGAGCGAGGATTTACAGAATTCATTAGTGTAAAACCAGTTCATCCCAACGCAAGTGCCCAAAACCAGAATTATACGATTACAGGCTTCTCTATTGATGTGTTTAATGAGGTGCTTAGGAGATTGGATTATGAATTGCCTCATGTGTTCATACCTTATGGATCTGGCAACATCACTGCGGGCTACTACGATGACCTCGTCTATCAGATTTATCTCCAG AAATTCGATGCGATTGTGGGAGATGTGGCGGTGATTGCGAATCGAAGCAAGTATGTGGATTTCACACAACCGTATACGGAGACGGGACTGGTTATGGCGGTGGCAAACATAGACGAGGGATCAAGTGATCCATTGGCGTTCCTTCACCCCTTTAGCCCAGCCATGTGGATAACTACTCTTGTATTTTTCCTCTTCACGGGAGCTATAATTTGGCTTCTGGAGCACAGACGAAATAGGCAATTCAGGGGAAATCCTCGGAAACAACTCGTGACATTCATCTG GTTTTCCTTTTCAACGCTCTTCATGACTCAAT CGGAGAGGATTGTAAGCGGTCTGGGCAGAGCAGTGGTGATAATTTGGTGTTTCGTAGTTTTCGTGCTAGTGTCTAGTTACACTGCCAGCCTATCGTCGATGTTTACTCAGAGAGAAATCGTACCAGAGATTCAGAGCGTTGAGTTTCTCATCAATAAGAATTTGCCAATCGGGTATCGGCAGGGCTCTTTCATAGGCGATTATTTGGAACAACAGCTGAATGTGAATAGAAGTGTGCTTCGCCCATACTCATCTGTACAAGAGTACGCCACTGCACTTTCGAAGGGACCCAATAATGGAGGTGTTGCCGCCATATTTGACGAGCAAAGTGTTGCCCAAAACTTATTTCTTTCAACAGGATGCAATGACTATACAAAAGTTGGTCCTACTTACAGAACTGGAGGCTTCGCATTC GTGTTTCCGAAGGGGTCTCTTCTAGTTTCAGACATTTCCAAGGCTATACTGAATCTTTCAGAAAGCAAAGAGATGCAGGATATAAGGAATAAGTGGTTCAATACAAATAAGAGCAAATGCAATGCGGAGCATGGAGGAGTGAAATCAAGCAGCTTGAAC